In a genomic window of Virgibacillus sp. SK37:
- a CDS encoding LacI family DNA-binding transcriptional regulator, translating to MKITLKDIAKKANVSPSAVSLVLNNRPCRISKEKKEDIKRIAEEYNYSANQIARSLVTQKSKTIGLIIPDIENIFFSSLAKQIEEQCRKRGYMLIIVNSDNDYAHDLELFDLLLSRSVDGLFIIPSNESYKDHSELVRRLSKLDNTSTPYVMIDRVYPEQACNKVWFDNEEGAYLAVKHLLEKGHRKIACIANYGNDSNGKSRLEGFYRAMKEYNYEIEQDLVIDGDYRIDSGYHAGKTLMKKNMSAVFITNDMMALGFLKAAYEEGKQIPHDISVVSYDNTIYPYIFGVELTSIEQDVGSLSHHAVDLLFSKMEKKDKEPEEICLIPTLIKRTSVQSH from the coding sequence ATATCAAAGGAAAAGAAGGAAGATATTAAGCGTATTGCAGAAGAATATAATTATTCCGCTAATCAAATTGCCCGAAGCCTTGTAACTCAAAAAAGCAAAACAATTGGCTTGATCATACCTGATATTGAGAATATTTTCTTCTCCTCTCTTGCAAAGCAAATTGAAGAGCAGTGTCGCAAGCGAGGCTATATGCTCATTATTGTAAATTCAGACAATGACTATGCCCATGATCTGGAATTATTTGACTTGCTTCTTTCTCGTTCTGTTGATGGATTGTTTATCATACCAAGCAATGAATCCTACAAAGACCATTCCGAGCTGGTTCGCCGGCTAAGTAAATTAGATAACACGTCGACCCCGTATGTTATGATTGACCGTGTTTATCCTGAGCAAGCCTGTAATAAAGTATGGTTTGATAATGAAGAAGGCGCTTATTTAGCTGTTAAGCATTTATTGGAAAAAGGACATAGAAAAATTGCCTGTATTGCAAATTACGGGAATGATTCCAATGGTAAATCAAGATTAGAAGGTTTCTACCGAGCAATGAAGGAATACAATTACGAGATAGAACAAGACCTGGTAATCGATGGGGATTATCGTATTGATAGTGGTTACCATGCTGGAAAAACGTTAATGAAAAAGAATATGTCTGCTGTTTTTATCACGAATGATATGATGGCACTTGGTTTCCTCAAAGCCGCTTATGAGGAGGGAAAGCAGATCCCTCATGACATTTCAGTCGTCAGTTATGATAATACTATTTATCCATATATTTTTGGAGTTGAACTTACTTCCATAGAGCAAGATGTCGGTTCACTTAGCCACCATGCTGTTGACCTATTATTTTCAAAAATGGAGAAAAAGGATAAAGAGCCCGAGGAAATTTGCCTCATTCCAACACTAATTAAAAGAACCAGTGTGCAAAGCCATTAA